From one Lycium barbarum isolate Lr01 chromosome 6, ASM1917538v2, whole genome shotgun sequence genomic stretch:
- the LOC132643602 gene encoding ABC transporter G family member 12-like isoform X2 produces the protein MEIEAAPAAGDVEKGVAESVSCGIESSAAYLIWEEVTVVLPKFGGGPTKRLLNGLSGYAEPGRIMAIMGPSGSGKSTLLDSLAGRLSANLVLTGNILLNGKKRRLDHDFVAYVTQEDVLMGTLTVRETIQYSAQLRLPSNITKKEVNLIVDNVISEMGLEDCAETLIGNWHLRGISGGEKKRLSIALEIITQPQLLFLDEPTSGLDSASAYFVVQVLKNIACGGSGRTIICSIHQPSSEVFALFDDLVLLSSGETIYFGDAKLAVEFFGDSGFACPTRRNPADHFLRCINSDFDDVTATLIGSQRINDIKESSGSLVYLPTAECRVRLIQNYKYSKHKLRTKARIRELANMKDIVFKESGGSQARWLKQLCTLIKRSLKNMSRDFGYYWLRIIVYMILSLCAGTVFYDVGTGHDAIIARGACGGFISGFMSFMSIGGFPSFIEEMKIFEKERKSGHYGVGVFILSNFISSFPFLVVMSLSSAAITYNLVKFHPGFFHFLYAAIDLLSSIAVVESCMMVVACFVPNFTMGLVVGAGLLGIMMASAGFFRLMPDLPKVFWRYPISYVNYMAWALQCHKNLNSTCLTMLWTAI, from the exons ATGGAGATAGAGGCCGCACCTGCAGCTGGTGATGTTGAAAAGGGGGTGGCAGAGAGTGTGTCATGTGGAATAGAGAGTAGTGCAGCATATCTGATTTGGGAAGAAGTAACAGTTGTGTTACCAAAATTTGGAGGAGGACCAACTAAAAGACTACTCAATGGGCTCTCTGGTTATGCTGAACCTGGTAGAATTATGGCTATTATGGGTCCTTCTGGTTCTGGCAAATCCACTCTTCTTGATTCTTTAGCAG GCAGACTTTCAGCAAATCTTGTCCTGACTGGAAATATTCTTCTCAATGGAAAGAAGAGAAGACTTGACCATGATTTTGTT GCTTATGTGACACAAGAAGATGTACTAATGGGAACTCTAACAGTGAGAGAAACTATCCAATACTCAGCTCAATTGAGGCTCCCAAGCAACATAACCAAAAAAGAAGTAAACTTGATTGTAGACAATGTTATATCAGAGATGGGGTTAGAGGATTGCGCAGAAACTTTGATTGGAAATTGGCATTTGAGAGGAATAAGTGGTGGTGAAAAGAAGAGATTAAGCATTGCACTTGAGATAATCACACAACCTCAACTATTGTTTCTTGATGAGCCTACAAGTGGACTTGACAGTGCTTCTGCCTATTTTGTTGTTCAAGTTCTTAAGAACATTGCATGTGGTGGAAGTGGAAGGACTATAATATGCTCCATTCATCAGCCAAGTAGTGAAGTTTTTGCCCTATTTGATGACCTCGTCTTGCTATCTTCTGGTGAAACTATTTATTTTGGAGATGCTAAACTCGCCGTAGAG TTCTTTGGTGATTCAGGGTTTGCATGTCCAACAAGAAGAAATCCTGCTGACCATTTTCTTCGCTGCATTAATTCAGACTTTGATGATGTAACTGCCACTTTAATTGGGTCTCAGAGAATAAAT GATATCAAAGAGTCCTCAGGTTCACTTGTTTATCTGCCAACAGCAGAGTGTCGAGTAAGGCTTATTCAAAATTACAAATATTCAAAGCATAAGTTGAGGACAAAAGCTAGAATTCGCGAACTCGCAAATATG aAAGATATTGTATTTAAAGAAAGTGGTGGGAGCCAAGCAAGATGGTTGAAGCAACTGTGTACATTGATAAAGAGATCATTGAAGAACATGAGTAGAGATTTTGGGTATTATTGGTTAAGGATTATAGTTTACATGATATTGTCTCTTTGTGCTGGTACTGTGTTCTATGATGTTGGAACTGGACATGATGCTATAATTGCAAGGGGAGCTTGTGGTGGATTCATTTCAGGCTTCATGAGTTTCATGTCCATTGGAGGTTTCCCATCTTTCATTGAAGAAATGAAG ATAtttgagaaagaaaggaaaagtggACACTATGGTGTTGGTGTATTCATTCTTTCAAACTTCATTTCATCATTCCCATTCCTAGTTGTTATGTCTCTGAGCTCAGCAGCCATTACATACAACCTGGTGAAGTTCCACCCTGGTTTCTTCCATTTCTTGTATGCTGCCATTGATCTATTGAGCTCCATAGCTGTTGTTGAAAGTTGCATGATGGTTGTGGCTTGCTTTGTTCCAAATTTCACCATGGGACTTGTTGTTGGTGCTGGACTTCTC GGAATTATGATGGCCTCAGCTGGCTTTTTCAGGCTAATGCCTGATCTTCCAAAAGTCTTTTGGAGATACCCTATTTCGTATGTTAATTACATGGCATGGGCCTTACAG TGTCATAAAAATCTAAACAGTACTTGTCTTACGATGTTGTGGACGGCTATATGA
- the LOC132643602 gene encoding ABC transporter G family member 12-like isoform X1: protein MEIEAAPAAGDVEKGVAESVSCGIESSAAYLIWEEVTVVLPKFGGGPTKRLLNGLSGYAEPGRIMAIMGPSGSGKSTLLDSLAGRLSANLVLTGNILLNGKKRRLDHDFVAYVTQEDVLMGTLTVRETIQYSAQLRLPSNITKKEVNLIVDNVISEMGLEDCAETLIGNWHLRGISGGEKKRLSIALEIITQPQLLFLDEPTSGLDSASAYFVVQVLKNIACGGSGRTIICSIHQPSSEVFALFDDLVLLSSGETIYFGDAKLAVEFFGDSGFACPTRRNPADHFLRCINSDFDDVTATLIGSQRINDIKESSGSLVYLPTAECRVRLIQNYKYSKHKLRTKARIRELANMKDIVFKESGGSQARWLKQLCTLIKRSLKNMSRDFGYYWLRIIVYMILSLCAGTVFYDVGTGHDAIIARGACGGFISGFMSFMSIGGFPSFIEEMKIFEKERKSGHYGVGVFILSNFISSFPFLVVMSLSSAAITYNLVKFHPGFFHFLYAAIDLLSSIAVVESCMMVVACFVPNFTMGLVVGAGLLGIMMASAGFFRLMPDLPKVFWRYPISYVNYMAWALQGAYKNDLIGLEFDPVITGDQMKMKGEVLISSVLGFSVKHSKWWDLGVVIAILISYRLLFYTILKLKERALPLLHTLYTQRTLKHLSKRPSFRKIPPFPSKRHLHIHSLSSQEGLNSPLH from the exons ATGGAGATAGAGGCCGCACCTGCAGCTGGTGATGTTGAAAAGGGGGTGGCAGAGAGTGTGTCATGTGGAATAGAGAGTAGTGCAGCATATCTGATTTGGGAAGAAGTAACAGTTGTGTTACCAAAATTTGGAGGAGGACCAACTAAAAGACTACTCAATGGGCTCTCTGGTTATGCTGAACCTGGTAGAATTATGGCTATTATGGGTCCTTCTGGTTCTGGCAAATCCACTCTTCTTGATTCTTTAGCAG GCAGACTTTCAGCAAATCTTGTCCTGACTGGAAATATTCTTCTCAATGGAAAGAAGAGAAGACTTGACCATGATTTTGTT GCTTATGTGACACAAGAAGATGTACTAATGGGAACTCTAACAGTGAGAGAAACTATCCAATACTCAGCTCAATTGAGGCTCCCAAGCAACATAACCAAAAAAGAAGTAAACTTGATTGTAGACAATGTTATATCAGAGATGGGGTTAGAGGATTGCGCAGAAACTTTGATTGGAAATTGGCATTTGAGAGGAATAAGTGGTGGTGAAAAGAAGAGATTAAGCATTGCACTTGAGATAATCACACAACCTCAACTATTGTTTCTTGATGAGCCTACAAGTGGACTTGACAGTGCTTCTGCCTATTTTGTTGTTCAAGTTCTTAAGAACATTGCATGTGGTGGAAGTGGAAGGACTATAATATGCTCCATTCATCAGCCAAGTAGTGAAGTTTTTGCCCTATTTGATGACCTCGTCTTGCTATCTTCTGGTGAAACTATTTATTTTGGAGATGCTAAACTCGCCGTAGAG TTCTTTGGTGATTCAGGGTTTGCATGTCCAACAAGAAGAAATCCTGCTGACCATTTTCTTCGCTGCATTAATTCAGACTTTGATGATGTAACTGCCACTTTAATTGGGTCTCAGAGAATAAAT GATATCAAAGAGTCCTCAGGTTCACTTGTTTATCTGCCAACAGCAGAGTGTCGAGTAAGGCTTATTCAAAATTACAAATATTCAAAGCATAAGTTGAGGACAAAAGCTAGAATTCGCGAACTCGCAAATATG aAAGATATTGTATTTAAAGAAAGTGGTGGGAGCCAAGCAAGATGGTTGAAGCAACTGTGTACATTGATAAAGAGATCATTGAAGAACATGAGTAGAGATTTTGGGTATTATTGGTTAAGGATTATAGTTTACATGATATTGTCTCTTTGTGCTGGTACTGTGTTCTATGATGTTGGAACTGGACATGATGCTATAATTGCAAGGGGAGCTTGTGGTGGATTCATTTCAGGCTTCATGAGTTTCATGTCCATTGGAGGTTTCCCATCTTTCATTGAAGAAATGAAG ATAtttgagaaagaaaggaaaagtggACACTATGGTGTTGGTGTATTCATTCTTTCAAACTTCATTTCATCATTCCCATTCCTAGTTGTTATGTCTCTGAGCTCAGCAGCCATTACATACAACCTGGTGAAGTTCCACCCTGGTTTCTTCCATTTCTTGTATGCTGCCATTGATCTATTGAGCTCCATAGCTGTTGTTGAAAGTTGCATGATGGTTGTGGCTTGCTTTGTTCCAAATTTCACCATGGGACTTGTTGTTGGTGCTGGACTTCTC GGAATTATGATGGCCTCAGCTGGCTTTTTCAGGCTAATGCCTGATCTTCCAAAAGTCTTTTGGAGATACCCTATTTCGTATGTTAATTACATGGCATGGGCCTTACAG GGAGCATACAAGAATGATTTAATAGGACTAGAGTTTGACCCTGTAATAACAGGTGATCAAATGAAGATGAAGGGTGAAGTCCTCATCAGTTCAGTTCTTGGATTTTCAGTTAAGCACTCCAAATGGTGGGATTTGGGTGTTGTAATTGCTATTCTCATATCATACAGATTGCTTTTCTACACAATTCTCAAGCTAAAGGAAAGAGCTTTACCACTTTTGCACACATTATACACACAGAGAACTCTCAAACATCTCAGTAAAAGGCCTTCTTTTAGGAAAATACCACCTTTTCCATCAAAAAGACACCTTCATATCCACTCATTGTCTTCTCAAGAAGGCCTTAATTCTCCACTCCATTGA